ATGTAAACACCCGCTTCGCGAGCTTGTTTACGTAGAGAAGTCATTGCGCCAACTTCAACGCCACGAGAATCAGCTACAACTGCAGAAAGTGCACCATTAGCTGCTTCGTTGACTTCAGCAACAATTGCTTTTTTGTCTTGAAGATTTAAAGCCATTTGGATTAACCTCTGGTTGTGATTACAGCACCCATTACAGTGTGTAATGAGCGTTTACGATGCTAATAAATATGAATCACTTCATTTAAATTAGGCACCGCCTACGTAGGTTTTATTAAGCTGTAACTCCGAAAAGTACAGCGCCTACGGTCTTGGGATAGATAATTTGAATTGCTTCAAATCACCCAACCACAAATATTAGGCGCAGAAGTATACACTAAATCTGCGCCTAAGCAAATTAGTTTGCTTGAGTGTTCAGGCTAGCCTGATCAACAGCAACACCAGCACCCATAGTAGTAGAGATGCTTACTTTCTTCAGGAAAGTACCTTTCGCTGAAGAAGGCTTAGCTTTCTTAAGAGCAACTAGAAGAGCTTCTAGGTTCTCTTGAAGCTGGTTAGCTTCGAAAGATGCTTTGCCGATAGTAGTGTGGATGATGCCGTTCTTGTCGTTACGGTAACGAACCTGACCAGCTTTAGCGTTCTTAACAGCTTCAGCAACGTTAGGAGTTACAGTACCAACTTTAGGGTTTGGCATAAGGCCGCGTGGACCTAGGATAGTACCTAGTTGACCAACAACACGCATTGCATCTGGAGAAGCAACAACAACGTCGAAGTTCATTTCGCCTTTCTTCACTTGCTCAGCAAGATCTTCCATACCAACAACATCTGCGCCAGCTTCTTTAGCTGCTTCTGCGTTTGCACCTTGAGTGAACACAGCAACGCGGATTTCACGGCCAGTACCGTGAGGTAGCACAGTTGCGCCACGTACGTTTTGGTCAGATTTACGAGCATCGATGCCTAGGTTAACAGCAACGTCTACAGACTCAACGAATTTAGCAGTAGCTAGTTCTTTAAGAAGAGCAACAGCTTCGTTGATTTCGTATTCTTTAGTCGCGTCAACTTTGTCGCGGATTACGCGCATACGCTTAGTAAGTTTTGCCATCTTATTAACCCTCTACCACTAGGCCCATTGAACGAGCAGTACCAGCGATTGAACGCTTCATTGCTTCGATGTCAGCACCAGTCATATCAGCAGCTTTAGTTTCTGCGATTTCTTGGATTTGAGCGTCAGTTACAGTACCCACTTTTTCAGTGTTTGGACGACCAGAACCAGACTTAACGCCAGCAGCTTTCTTAAGAAGAACAGCAGCAGGTGGAGTCTTAGTTACGAACGTGAAAGAACGGTCGTTGTATACAGTAATAACTACTGGAGTCGGTAGACCTTTCTCAACAGATTCTGTTTTTGCGTTGAACGCTTTACAGAATTCCATGATGTTAACACCGTGTTGACCTAGAGCAGGACCAACCGGTGGCGACGGGTTTGCCATACCAGCTGCAACTTGCAGTTTGATATAAGCTTCAACTTTCTTAGCCATGATATTTCCTAATATTTGGGTACATGCGCTAGCCGTAAGGCAAGCTCCCCATAAATTCAATTAACGCTTTTTACTTCCATAGAAGCAAAAAGGCGCGAAATTATAATCATAATTCGCGCCTTAAACAACCCTAAAAAGGTGATTTTTTATACTCTTTTATTTTGAACAAGTTGCTAATAAGTTATCCACAACTTAGTTCAACTAATCGAGTCTTAGTCCAGTTTTTCAACCTGACCAAATTCAAGCTCAACCGGTGTTGCACGACCAAAGATCGATACAGATACCTTAATGCGGCTCTTCTCGTAATCTACTTCTTCAACAGTACCGTTGAAGTCAGCAAATGGACCATCGTTAACACGAACCACTTCACCTGCTTCGAACATCGTCTTAGGACGTGGAGCTTCGCTCGCTTTCTCTAGACGGTTCAAGATAGCATCAGCTTCTTTATCAGTGATTGGTGCTGGACGATCAGAGGTACCACCAATGAAGCCCATAACACGCGGAATGCTGCGTACTAAGTGCCATGATTCATCATTCATGATCATTTGAACTAATACGTAGCCAGGGAAGAATTTACGTTCACTTTTACGACGTTGCCCAGCACGCATTTCCACTACTTCTTCAGTAGGTACTAGCACATCGCCAAATAGTTCTTCCATGTTGTGCATTTTAATATGCTCGCGTAGCGATTGTGCAACACGACCTTCAAAACCAGAAAAGGCTTGAACTACATACCAACGTTTTTTTGGAGCTTCACTCATGAATCAGAACCCTCTACACCCCAGTCGCTAGAGAAACTAAACGGACCATAATGCCGTCAATTCCCCAAAGCACTAGAGACATAACAATACATACAGCTAAAACGATCAATGTAGTTTGCATAGTTTCTTGGCGAGTAGGCCAAACCACTTTACGAATCTCCATACGAGATTCTTTTGCAAAATCGATCGCAGCTTTACCTTTAGTTGTTGTTGCTGCAACGCCTAGTGCGGCAGCAATCAGCACAACTACACCTGCAGCGCGAATTACAACAGACAATTCACCATACAGGTAATTACCCACAACAGCAGCGGCTAACAGTACAAAAGCGACTACCCACTTCATTGTATCTGCTGCACTTGAGCTATCAGGAGTTTCAGCGTTTGCTTTCATAAAACCAACCTGTGATAAGTCTTAAATATAGACGACAATAACCCCGCTGTTGCAGGGCACATTCCTTTGCGTTGCAGAACAACACATCTAACAGTCATTTTAGTCAAAAAGACTGTTTAATTCTTTACTAAGAGCTGAAATTGATGCCAATTCGCTCAACTCTTTTTTTAGCGCAGAAAAAGGGCATCAAATGATGCCCTTTTTACTAGTGGTTCGTCAAATCTTATGCAAAGATTTTAGCTACAACACCAGCACCAACTGTACGGCCACCTTCGCGGATTGCGAAACGTAGACCTTCGTCCATTGCGATTGGAGCGATTAGCTCAACAGTCATTTGAACGTTGTCACCTGGCATTACCATTTCTACGCCTTCTGGTAGAGTGATGTCGCCTGTTACGTCAGTTGTACGGAAGTAGAACTGTGGACGGTAACCTTTGAAGAAAGGAGTGTGACGGCCGCCTTCGTCTTTAGAAAGTACGTATACTTCAGACTCGAACTTAGTGTGTGGGTTGATAGAACCTTTAGCAGATAGTACTTGGCCACGTTCAACTTCGTCACGCTTAGTACCACGTAGTAGTGCACCAACGTTCTCACCTGCACGACCTTCGTCAAGCAGCTTACGGAACATTTCAACACCAGTACAAGTAGTAAGAGTAGTCTCTTTGATACCAACGATTTCTACTTCGTCACCTACACGTAGGATACCACGCTCGATACGACCAGTTACAACAGTACCACGACCTTGGATCGAGAATACGTCTTCGATTGGTAGTAGGAACGGTTGGTCAACTGCACGCTCTGGCTCAGGGATGTAAGAATCTAGTGCTTCTGCAAGCTCAACGATCTTGTCTTCCCACTGCTTCTCGCCGTTTAGTGCGCCAAGTGCAGAACCTTGGATAACTGGTAGGTCATCACCTGGGAAGTCGTACTCAGAAAGAAGTTCACGAACTTCCATTTCTACTAGCTCAAGTAGCTCTTCGTCATCAACCATGTCACATTTGTTCATGAATACGATGATGTAAGGGATACCAACTTGACGACCAAGTAGGATGTGCTCACGAGTTTGAGGCATTGGGCCGTCAGTCGCAGCAACAACTAGGATACCACCGTCCATTTGCGCAGCACCAGTGATCATGTTTTTAACATAATCCGCGTGTCCTGGGCAGTCTACGTGTGCGTAGTGACGTGATGGAGTGTCGTACTCAACGTGAGAAGTAGCGATTGTGATACCGCGCTCACGCTCTTCTGGAGCGTTATCGATAGATGCGAAATCTTTAGCAACACCACCGTACACTTTTGCAAGTGTAGTACAGATAGCAGCAGTTAGAGTTGTTTTACCGTGGTCAACGTGGCCGATAGTACCAACGTTTACGTGCGGTTTCGTACGTTCAAATTTTTCTTTAGACATGGGGTGTCCCTCTAGGTACGGATTAGGTGGCTTAAAATAAGACCACGCAACCAAAAAAAATGGTTTTCTTTATTAAAGGAGAAGAAGCTTTAGACTGGTGCTAATACCCAGAGTCGAACTGGGGACCTCACCCTTACCAAGGGTGCGCTCTACCGACTGAGCTATATCAGCACACAAAATGAGTTGGAGCGTGCAGCGGGAATCGAACCCGCATCATCAGCTTGGAAGGCTGAGGTAATAGCCATTATACGATGCACGCAACACGTAACTCTGTTTGAGCTATTTAACCTTTAGAATATGGTGGAGAGGGACGGATTCGAACCATCGAAGGCAGTGCCAACAGATTTACAGTCTGCTCCCTTTGGCCACTCGGGAACCTCTCCAAATTTTTGAGCTTTCTCTCGCTTGCCTCAAAGGAAGGGAGAAAGTGGTGCCGACTACCGGAATCGAACTGGTGACCTACTGATTACAAGTCAGTTGCTCTACCTACTGAGCTAAGTCGGCACAAGTGGGGCGCATTTTATTGAATGATTTTCCACCTTGCAATAGTAAATTGAAAAAAAGTGCAAAATTCTCTGCCCAAACTCCGACATACGGCTATTTAGCTCAAGGTTTCCGTCTTTAACCCGCATCTAGTACAGGAAGATATTTTATTTATCTATCGCTTGATGTATTTTCCATGCACTTGTTTTGTTATCCACTATAGAGTTTTGTATGAGCCCATTCATGTCATTTGACCGTACACACTGGTCTGAACTAAGGAATTTAGTTCCGATGACACTTTCTGAAAGCGACTTAAAAGAGCTTCAAGGCATCAATGAAAAGCTCACCATGGAAGAAGCTGTAGAGATCTACCTGCCGCTTTCTCGTCTATTGAACCTCTATGTGGCAGCCAGACAAAATCGTAATTCAGTGCTTCATCAATTCCTTGATAAAAAAGAGAAAGCGCCACCATTCATTATTGGTATTGCTGGTAGTGTTGCAGTGGGAAAAAGCACAACTGCGCGTCTACTTAAGGCACTACTCTCTCGTTGGGAAAACCACCCGAAAGTAGAGCTAGTCACCACCGACGGTTTCTTATATCCAAATGAAGTATTGGAAGAGAAAGGCTTGATGAGTAAGAAAGGCTTCCCTGAGTCTTACGATATTAAGCGTCTAGTTAATTTTGTCTCAGACGTTAAAGCGTGCAAAAGAAACGTCACAGCGCCAGTTTACTCGCATCTAACCTACAACATTACTGATGATGTTAAGTGTGTTGACCTACCTGACGTGTTGATCATTGAGGGCCTAAACGTATTGCAGAGTGGAATGAACTACCCACACGAGCCACACCGTGTGTTCATTTCTGACTTCCTGGACTTTTCACTCTATGTGGATGCAGACAGCCAGCAAATCAAAGAGTGGTACATCAACCGCTTTATGAAGTTTAGAGAAGGGGCATTTACCAAGCCAGGCTCTTACTTTAGTCATTACACTAAATTATCGAACCAAGCGGCATTGGATAAAGCAGAAGGGATCTGGAGTTCAATCAATGGGTTGAACCTAGAGAAGAACATCCTTCCAACCAGAGAGCGAGCGCACCTAATCCTACGAAAAGGTGCAGATCACATGGTTGAAGAAGTATTACTAAGAAAATAGGAAGGTCTTAACTACCCTTCCTAAGTGAGATTTCACCGCCGATATAACTTTCGATACCATTCTCAGTTTTGAGTAATACAGCACCCTGCTCATCAATACCTTGTACGACCCCTTCAATTTCTCTAGGTCCAATAATCAGCTTCACATTGCGACCTAAGAAATTATCCAAGCGATTCCAACGCTCAACAAAGTTCGACATCCCTTTCATTTCATAATCAACCAGTGCTTTATCCCAAGCGTTAATCAGGGATTGTGCAAGCTGATTACGATCAGGTACCTGACCATCACACACTTCTTTAAGTGAGGTCCATGGTTGACCAATACCAGAAGTTGAAGGATCCATTGAAAGATTAAGCCCTAACCCAATGACAATATGAGCAGCACCGCCAGATTGCCCAGACAGCTCAACTAAGATACCCGCAAGTTTCTTATCGTTATGGTAAAGGTCATTAGGCCATTTGAGCTTCACGCCTTCAACGCCCATCTCTTCCAGAGCCTCAACAACCGCAACGCCAACAACAAGACTTAGACCCATCGCAGCTGCCATCCCAGCGTCAAGTCTCCAGTACATAGAAAGGTATAGGTTGGCTCCAAATGGTGACACCCACTCCCTGCCACGACGACCGCGACCAGAGGCTTGGTATTCAGCAACACAAACCGAGCCAGATTCTAGCTCATTGGCGCGCTCCAATAAGTGTTGGTTGGTTGAACCTATAATAGGGATAAGCTCAAGAGAGGCGTTGCTATTGGCAGCAGATAGTCGCTCATGATCCAGCATGTCTAATCGGTTCGCTAGCTTGTAGCCTTTACCCTGCACACGGTAGATATCCAAACCCCACTCTTGAATACCCTTGATGTGCTTGCTTATAGCGGCTCGAGATACGCCAATCACTTCACCGAGGTCTTCGCCAGAATGAAATTCACCATCAGCAAGGCATTTTAAAAGTGCTAGCTTGGTGCTGTGCTCTCTCATACTAACGCCTCCAAAGCCTTATCAAGATTTGTCTCACCATCACGTCCCATAAAACGAACCTCATGTTCAAGGCGAATATCGAACCTGTCTAATACGGCTTGACGAACTCGGTCTGCTAGCTTAAGCACATCCACTGCCGTCGCCTCATCATAGTTGATGATCACAAGTGCTTGATTTGGGTGAACCTGAGCACCACCTTGATTAACGCCTTTAAACTGACATTGATCGATCAGCCAGCCAGCAGCGACTTTGATCATATCGTTACTCGCGTAACCAACAATAGTCGGATATTCTGCCTGCAAGCGATCAAAGTGATCTTTGCTGATCACCGGGTTTTTGAAGAAGCTGCCAGCATTACCTTGAACGGTAGGGTCTGGCAATTTGCTCGAGCGAATTGCGCATACTTCACCAAATATCGTTTGAGGAGAAAGTGTCTCTTCAGACAGACTTTTCAAGGGGCCATAGTGATTACATGGCTGCCATGTTTTCGGTAAAGTTAAGCCAATCGCAACCACAATAGCTTTGCCGTAAAGGGCGTGTTTAAAAATCGAATCTCGGTAACCAAAGAGACACTCCTCTCTGCTTAATCGCTTAACTGTATAAGTATCCAGACAAAGAATATCGACGTATTCACACACATCCTGTAACTCGACACCATAAGCACCGATGTTTTGAATTGGAGCCGATCCGGAACAACCTGGAATCATTGCTAAGTTTTCTAAACCACCAAGCCCTTGATCAACGGTCCACTTAACTAAGCTTGGCCAATCCTCACCACCATTAACATGAAGCAAGTGATGGCTATCCGACTCCGTTAAGGTAATACCAGACAGCTTATTGATAATGACAAGGCCTGCAAAATGCTCAGTAAAAAGCATGTTGCTGCCCTTTCCTAACATCAGCTTAGGCGTAGACTGCCATTTAGGGTTCTGATAAACCGAGATCAACTCTTCAATCGTGGTCACTTCAACTAAAGCATCACAGGTTTGATCAATAGAAAAGGTATGAACGTTTTTTAAACTAGCATTGAGATGGAATTGCATGGCGATATTCAATTAACTTACACTGCGTTCATTCTACAGCAGATAAACCAGTGGCGCAGTGACTGAATGAACAATGTCATCATTACTCAATTAGACCCAGTAAAGGTTCCCCTTGTTAAACGCTTCTATAAAGAGCATTACCCAACAGGGAAAGCCAATAAAAGTGAGCTAATTTATTCACTCTTACTTGATGACGAACTTTGTGGCGTCGTCCGTTTCCGTACTATAGAAGACTCGCGCTTACTGACAGGTATGGCAATCTCAAAGCAACATCGCGGTAAACAGTTAGGTTCTCAGCTAATGGAGTATTGTGCAAAGCATACACTCACAGAGAACGATTACTGCTTTGCCTATGCCCACCTCACGAGCTTTTACGGTCGACACCGATTTGTGCAGATCGATCCGAAACAGCTACCGAACG
This DNA window, taken from Vibrio chagasii, encodes the following:
- the rplA gene encoding 50S ribosomal protein L1, translating into MAKLTKRMRVIRDKVDATKEYEINEAVALLKELATAKFVESVDVAVNLGIDARKSDQNVRGATVLPHGTGREIRVAVFTQGANAEAAKEAGADVVGMEDLAEQVKKGEMNFDVVVASPDAMRVVGQLGTILGPRGLMPNPKVGTVTPNVAEAVKNAKAGQVRYRNDKNGIIHTTIGKASFEANQLQENLEALLVALKKAKPSSAKGTFLKKVSISTTMGAGVAVDQASLNTQAN
- the rplK gene encoding 50S ribosomal protein L11 gives rise to the protein MAKKVEAYIKLQVAAGMANPSPPVGPALGQHGVNIMEFCKAFNAKTESVEKGLPTPVVITVYNDRSFTFVTKTPPAAVLLKKAAGVKSGSGRPNTEKVGTVTDAQIQEIAETKAADMTGADIEAMKRSIAGTARSMGLVVEG
- the nusG gene encoding transcription termination/antitermination protein NusG; its protein translation is MSEAPKKRWYVVQAFSGFEGRVAQSLREHIKMHNMEELFGDVLVPTEEVVEMRAGQRRKSERKFFPGYVLVQMIMNDESWHLVRSIPRVMGFIGGTSDRPAPITDKEADAILNRLEKASEAPRPKTMFEAGEVVRVNDGPFADFNGTVEEVDYEKSRIKVSVSIFGRATPVELEFGQVEKLD
- the secE gene encoding preprotein translocase subunit SecE; translated protein: MKANAETPDSSSAADTMKWVVAFVLLAAAVVGNYLYGELSVVIRAAGVVVLIAAALGVAATTTKGKAAIDFAKESRMEIRKVVWPTRQETMQTTLIVLAVCIVMSLVLWGIDGIMVRLVSLATGV
- the tuf gene encoding elongation factor Tu — translated: MSKEKFERTKPHVNVGTIGHVDHGKTTLTAAICTTLAKVYGGVAKDFASIDNAPEERERGITIATSHVEYDTPSRHYAHVDCPGHADYVKNMITGAAQMDGGILVVAATDGPMPQTREHILLGRQVGIPYIIVFMNKCDMVDDEELLELVEMEVRELLSEYDFPGDDLPVIQGSALGALNGEKQWEDKIVELAEALDSYIPEPERAVDQPFLLPIEDVFSIQGRGTVVTGRIERGILRVGDEVEIVGIKETTLTTCTGVEMFRKLLDEGRAGENVGALLRGTKRDEVERGQVLSAKGSINPHTKFESEVYVLSKDEGGRHTPFFKGYRPQFYFRTTDVTGDITLPEGVEMVMPGDNVQMTVELIAPIAMDEGLRFAIREGGRTVGAGVVAKIFA
- the coaA gene encoding type I pantothenate kinase yields the protein MSPFMSFDRTHWSELRNLVPMTLSESDLKELQGINEKLTMEEAVEIYLPLSRLLNLYVAARQNRNSVLHQFLDKKEKAPPFIIGIAGSVAVGKSTTARLLKALLSRWENHPKVELVTTDGFLYPNEVLEEKGLMSKKGFPESYDIKRLVNFVSDVKACKRNVTAPVYSHLTYNITDDVKCVDLPDVLIIEGLNVLQSGMNYPHEPHRVFISDFLDFSLYVDADSQQIKEWYINRFMKFREGAFTKPGSYFSHYTKLSNQAALDKAEGIWSSINGLNLEKNILPTRERAHLILRKGADHMVEEVLLRK
- the birA gene encoding bifunctional biotin--[acetyl-CoA-carboxylase] ligase/biotin operon repressor BirA, whose amino-acid sequence is MREHSTKLALLKCLADGEFHSGEDLGEVIGVSRAAISKHIKGIQEWGLDIYRVQGKGYKLANRLDMLDHERLSAANSNASLELIPIIGSTNQHLLERANELESGSVCVAEYQASGRGRRGREWVSPFGANLYLSMYWRLDAGMAAAMGLSLVVGVAVVEALEEMGVEGVKLKWPNDLYHNDKKLAGILVELSGQSGGAAHIVIGLGLNLSMDPSTSGIGQPWTSLKEVCDGQVPDRNQLAQSLINAWDKALVDYEMKGMSNFVERWNRLDNFLGRNVKLIIGPREIEGVVQGIDEQGAVLLKTENGIESYIGGEISLRKGS
- the murB gene encoding UDP-N-acetylmuramate dehydrogenase, which encodes MQFHLNASLKNVHTFSIDQTCDALVEVTTIEELISVYQNPKWQSTPKLMLGKGSNMLFTEHFAGLVIINKLSGITLTESDSHHLLHVNGGEDWPSLVKWTVDQGLGGLENLAMIPGCSGSAPIQNIGAYGVELQDVCEYVDILCLDTYTVKRLSREECLFGYRDSIFKHALYGKAIVVAIGLTLPKTWQPCNHYGPLKSLSEETLSPQTIFGEVCAIRSSKLPDPTVQGNAGSFFKNPVISKDHFDRLQAEYPTIVGYASNDMIKVAAGWLIDQCQFKGVNQGGAQVHPNQALVIINYDEATAVDVLKLADRVRQAVLDRFDIRLEHEVRFMGRDGETNLDKALEALV
- a CDS encoding GNAT family N-acetyltransferase; translation: MNNVIITQLDPVKVPLVKRFYKEHYPTGKANKSELIYSLLLDDELCGVVRFRTIEDSRLLTGMAISKQHRGKQLGSQLMEYCAKHTLTENDYCFAYAHLTSFYGRHRFVQIDPKQLPNALRGLYERYSNSGKDLIPMQYQQNC